A window from Pagrus major chromosome 4, Pma_NU_1.0 encodes these proteins:
- the mmp2 gene encoding 72 kDa type IV collagenase gives MGFPTIFSCRRIVLKVFLVQFIAFQATYAAPSPIIRFPGDDTTPKTDKEVALHYLNKFYGCPQDRCNLMVLKDTLKKMQKFFALQETGEIDAKTVDIMKKPRCGVPDVANYNFFHRKPMWQKKDITYRILGYTPDLDEEVINDAFFRAFKVWSDVTPLSFTRLMDGEADIMINFGRNEHGDGYPFDGKDGLLAHAFAPGPGIGGDSHFDDDEQWTLGDGQVVKVKFGNADGEFCKFPFLFMGTEYNSCTSQGRDDGFLWCSTTYNFDDDGKYGFCPHELLFTLGGNAEGAPCKFPFNFQGEKFDSCTTSGRDDGYRWCATTDDYDRDKTFGFCPETAMSTVGGNAEGSPCVFPFTFLGDTYESCTSSGRSDGKMWCAASKSYDDDRKWGFCPDQGYSLFLVAAHEFGHALGLEHSQDPGALMAPIYTYTKDFRLSHDDIKGIQELYGASTDQPFTPTQGPVTPMDICKEPVVFDAVAQIRGETFFFKDRFLFRSVNFRSKPNGPMLVATYWPDLPSKIDAAYEDPVEEKTVFFAGNEMWVYKADALEKGYPKRLSSLELPTDLQKIDAVFNFRKNRKTYLFADDKFWRYDEESKRMDPGFPKLIADSWNGIPDGIDAAFSLNNIDYSYFFKGDHYFKLEDSSLKIVKLGEITKDWLGC, from the exons atggGCTTTCCGACGATATTTAGCTGTCGTCGGATCGTTCTCAAAGTGTTTTTGGTGCAGTTCATCGCCTTTCAAGCAACATATGCTGCCCCCTCGCCCATAATCAGGTTTCCTGGAGATGATACTACTcccaaaacagacaaagaagtTGCTCTG CACTATCTGAATAAGTTTTATGGATGCCCACAAGACAGATGTAACCTTATGGTGCTCAAGGACACCCTGAAGAAAATGCAAAAGTTCTTCGCTCTGCAAGAAACTGGAGAGATTGATGCCAAAACTGTGGACATCATGAAAAAGCCCCGCTGTGGCGTCCCAGATGTGGCCAATTACAACTTCTTCCACAGGAAACCCATGTGGCAGAAGAAAGACATCACTTACAG AATCCTCGGATACACGCCCGATCTGGATGAGGAAGTCATCAATGATGCTTTCTTCAGAGCCTTCAAAGTATGGAGTGATGTTACTCCACTGTCCTTCACCCGCCTCATGGACGGAGAGGCCGACATCATGATTAATTTTGGCCGCAATG AGCACGGAGATGGTTACCCCTTTGACGGGAAAGATGGCCTCTTGGCTCATGCATTTGCTCCAGGGCCAGGGATTGGAGGAGACTCCCACTTCGATGATGATGAGCAGTGGACGCTGGGAGACGGCCAAG TGGTGAAGGTGAAGTTTGGCAACGCTGATGGAGAGTTCTGTAAATTCCCCTTCCTGTTCATGGGCACCGAGTACAACAGCTGTACATCTCAGGGCCGTGACGACGGTTTCCTGTGGTGCTCGACCACGTACAACTTCGACGACGACGGCAAATATGGCTTCTGTCCCCATGAAT tACTCTTCACCCTGGGTGGCAACGCAGAGGGCGCTCCCTGTAAATTCCCCTTCAACTTTCAGGGAGAGAAGTTTGACAGCTGCACCACTTCAGGCAGGGATGACGGTTACCGCTGGTGTGCCACCACTGACGACTATGACCGCGACAAAACCTTCGGGTTCTGCCCTGAAACTG CCATGTCAACAGTGGGAGGAAACGCAGAGGGAAGCCCCTGTGTCTTCCCCTTCACCTTCTTGGGAGACACTTATGAGTCCTGCACCTCATCAGGACGCAGCGATGGCAAGATGTGGTGCGCCGCCAGCAAGAGCTACGACGATGACCGCAAATGGGGTTTCTGTCCTGACCAAG gctaCAGTTTGTTCCTGGTGGCAGCCCATGAGTTTGGTCATGCCCTTGGCCTGGAGCACTCTCAGGACCCCGGAGCATTGATGGCCCCCATTTACACTTACACGAAAGACTTCAGACTTTCTCACGATGACATCAAAGGCATCCAGGAGCTCTACG GTGCCTCGACAGACCAGCCTTTTACTCCAACCCAGGGCCCGGTCACTCCAATGGACATATGTAAAGAGCCAGTTGTCTTTGATGCTGTAGCGCAGATCAGAGGAGAGACCTTCTTCTTCAAGGACAG GTTCCTGTTCAGGTCAGTCAACTTCAGAAGCAAGCCCAACGGCCCCATGCTGGTGGCCACCTACTGGCCGGACCTGCCCTCCAAGATTGACGCTGCCTATGAAGACCCAGTGGAGGAGAAAACGGTGTTCTTCGCAG GCAACGAGATGTGGGTCTACAAAGCAGATGCGTTGGAGAAAGGCTATCCCAAGAGGCTCTCCAGCCTTGAACTccccactgacctgcagaaAATCGACGCCGTCTTCAACTTTAGGAAGAACAGGAAGACTTACCTGTTTGCTGATGACAAATTTTGGAG ATACGATGAAGAGAGTAAGAGAATGGACCCTGGCTTCCCCAAACTCATTGCTGATTCTTGGAATGGCATCCCAGACGGCATCGATGCTGCCTTCAGTCTTAACAacattg ATTACAGCTACTTCTTCAAAGGTGACCACTATTTCAAACTGGAGGACAGCAGCTTGAAGATCGTCAAGTTGGGTGAAATCACAAAGGACTGGCTCGGCTGTTGA